One region of Oncorhynchus nerka isolate Pitt River linkage group LG22, Oner_Uvic_2.0, whole genome shotgun sequence genomic DNA includes:
- the LOC115104632 gene encoding ATP-sensitive inward rectifier potassium channel 1-like → MVSLSSSRMFQFIQRHIHDHVMERIIRRTRLVTKDGRCNIEFGNIEYHNQFAYLGDFWTTVVEIRWRFVLLLFVASFTGSWFVFSLLWYWIAKSNGDLIGQNRTDSHVRCIDNVNGLTTAFLYSLETQTTIGYGGRALTGHCPGTVALIVVQSLIGVFVNCFMCGVILAKISLPKKRAKTVTFSNTAVICLKKGSLCLLIRVANLRKTLLIGSQIYGKLLRTTVTPEGETIILDQVGIDFAVDAGKDNLFFVCPLTLYHIIDKASPFYDMSADTLQQQDFELVVFLDGMAESTSSACQVRTSFIPQEVQWGYSFLPIISRTKTGKYHVDFSNFSRTVPVTTPHCVQCFQSDPDQTNHNNNQNNHHRKLGIDNPGFEVIDIQDTMDITEM, encoded by the exons ATGGTTTCACTTAGCAG CTCCAGGATGTTCCAGTTCATCCAGAGGCACATCCACGACCACGTGATGGAGCGCATAATCCGCCGGACTCGTCTGGTGACCAAAGATGGCCGCTGCAACATTGAGTTTGGCAACATCGAGTACCACAACCAATTTGCCTACCTGGGGGATTTCTGGACGACGGTTGTGGAGATCCGCTGGCGtttcgtcctcctcctcttcgtcgCCTCCTTCACAGGCAGCTGGTTCGTCTTCAGCCTTCTGTGGTACTGGATTGCCAAGAGCAATGGTGATCTGATTGGACAGAACCGCACAGACAGCCACGTTCGTTGTATAGACAATGTCAATGGACTCACCACGGCTTTCCTGTACTCCTTGGAGACCCAGACAACAATTGGTTATGGTGGACGGGCACTCACTGGGCATTGCCCTGGCACCGTGGCCCTCATTGTCGTCCAATCCCTCATTGGGGTCTTTGTCAACTGCTTCATGTGTGGAGTGATCCTGGCCAAGATCTCCCTTCCCAAGAAGAGGGCAAAGACAGTGACCTTCAGTAACACAGCGGTCATCTGCCTGAAGAAGGGCAGCCTGTGCCTGCTTATCCGAGTGGCCAACCTCCGCAAGACCTTGCTAATCGGGAGCCAAATCTACGGCAAGCTGCTTAGGACAACTGTCACGCCGGAAGGTGAGACTATAATTCTCGACCAGGTAGGCATTGACTTTGCAGTGGACGCTGGCAAGGACAACCTGTTTTTTGTCTGCCCGCTGACATTGTACCACATCATCGACAAGGCCAGTCCATTTTACGACATGTCAGCAGACACCCTCCAGCAGCAGGATTTTGAGCTGGTGGTCTTCCTGGATGGGATGGCCGAGTCCACCAGCTCCGCCTGCCAGGTACGGACCTCCTTCATCCCCCAGGAGGTCCAATGGGGGTACAGCTTCCTGCCCATCATCTCCCGCACCAAGACAGGCAAGTACCATGTGGACTTCTCCAACTTCTCCAGAACCGTGCCGGTGACGACCCCACACTGTGTCCAATGCTTTCAGAGTGATCCAGACCAAACCAATCACAACAATAACCAAAACAACCACCACAGGAAGCTAGGTATTGACAACCCCGGATTCGAGGTGATTGACATTCAAGACACAATGGATATCACAGAAATGTGA